In Dyadobacter subterraneus, a single genomic region encodes these proteins:
- a CDS encoding sigma 54-interacting response regulator: protein MNQKILIVEDQFIEANHLRLMLQRAGYGVCGIARSVDQAEELVESEKPTMVLLDIFLTGKRTGIELAEKLRDSNIPFIYLSANSNEEVLNAAKATHPNGFLVKPFREKDLLVALQIAEYHHENGLESKLRKESFFQKQLTAIHSEKAGWEQKLLKVAQALQPLIPFDYMVAGYSGEGKFMPNNALFFLRIGFNEYQVTGVEGLQVVANLKKDELVSMQAKTVVGTEVTFFNGAPFKKLCSIPTMRKIIADTFHMNAVLTLPLPGISDDGKIFFISFYSRRNDTYTDEHAALCNRMQSILTRAIQNMLKVEMVPPSEADIALPEMPMQSQSTRIFDGIVGQSHLLLHVFDLINQVAPGDTSVLITGESGTGKERIADSIHALSGRKGKPFIKVNCAALPVNLIESELFGHEKGAFTGAVERRIGRFEQADGGTIFLDEIGDMPLEMQVKLLRVLQEKEIERIGGKSTVKVNIRVIAATNRNLEKEVAEGRFRLDLYYRLNVFPLQLPSLSERKEDIPLLVNHFIRYYSRKTGRKISGVSDRVMKNLLTYDWPGNIRELENLIERSVLLTKGFVIEEVTLPLSKNKKPASQEEDGRMKTIFENERDHIIAVLKKCNGRIRGAFGAAEILDIPPTTLGSKMKKLGIRREFVS, encoded by the coding sequence ATGAACCAGAAAATACTCATTGTTGAAGATCAGTTTATCGAGGCAAATCATCTTCGGTTGATGTTGCAAAGGGCCGGTTACGGTGTTTGCGGCATCGCCAGGTCTGTGGACCAGGCGGAAGAACTAGTGGAATCGGAAAAGCCGACAATGGTTTTGCTCGACATATTTTTGACCGGAAAAAGAACTGGTATTGAACTGGCCGAAAAACTTCGGGATAGCAATATCCCTTTTATTTATCTTTCAGCAAATTCTAATGAAGAGGTGCTGAACGCGGCGAAAGCAACACACCCAAATGGATTTCTGGTAAAACCCTTTCGCGAAAAAGACTTACTGGTGGCACTTCAAATTGCTGAATATCACCATGAAAATGGTCTGGAATCGAAGCTTCGAAAGGAATCTTTTTTTCAAAAACAACTTACAGCAATTCACAGTGAAAAGGCTGGCTGGGAGCAAAAATTGTTGAAAGTTGCACAGGCATTGCAACCACTGATTCCGTTTGATTATATGGTGGCGGGTTATTCCGGTGAAGGGAAATTTATGCCAAACAATGCCCTGTTCTTTTTGAGAATCGGCTTTAACGAATATCAGGTTACAGGCGTTGAAGGTTTGCAGGTAGTAGCGAATCTGAAAAAGGATGAACTGGTTTCCATGCAGGCAAAAACGGTTGTCGGTACGGAGGTAACTTTTTTTAACGGTGCACCTTTTAAGAAACTTTGCAGCATACCTACTATGCGCAAAATCATTGCGGATACGTTCCATATGAATGCAGTTTTGACATTGCCGTTGCCGGGAATTTCAGATGATGGAAAAATATTTTTTATATCGTTTTACAGCCGGAGAAATGATACGTATACGGATGAGCATGCTGCGCTTTGCAACCGGATGCAATCAATTTTGACAAGAGCAATTCAAAATATGCTTAAAGTTGAAATGGTACCGCCTTCAGAAGCCGATATTGCGCTTCCCGAAATGCCTATGCAAAGTCAATCAACCCGGATTTTTGATGGAATTGTAGGTCAAAGTCATTTATTGCTTCATGTTTTTGATCTGATAAATCAGGTTGCACCTGGTGATACATCGGTATTAATAACGGGCGAAAGCGGAACCGGAAAAGAGCGGATTGCTGACAGTATTCATGCACTTTCCGGAAGAAAAGGAAAGCCCTTTATCAAAGTAAATTGCGCAGCTCTTCCCGTTAACTTAATTGAATCCGAGCTGTTTGGCCATGAGAAAGGTGCTTTTACAGGTGCAGTGGAAAGGAGAATTGGCCGGTTTGAGCAAGCCGACGGCGGTACTATTTTTCTGGATGAAATAGGAGATATGCCTTTGGAAATGCAGGTTAAGCTTTTGCGTGTTTTACAGGAAAAAGAGATTGAAAGGATCGGTGGAAAATCTACGGTCAAAGTCAATATAAGAGTGATTGCGGCTACGAACAGAAATCTGGAAAAAGAGGTTGCCGAGGGGCGTTTTCGACTTGATTTATATTATCGTTTAAATGTTTTTCCACTGCAACTCCCATCGCTGTCGGAGAGAAAAGAGGACATTCCTTTGCTTGTAAATCATTTTATACGCTATTACAGTCGCAAAACGGGAAGAAAGATTTCCGGTGTTTCTGATCGTGTTATGAAAAACCTGCTGACTTATGACTGGCCGGGAAATATCAGGGAGCTCGAAAACCTGATCGAAAGAAGCGTATTGCTCACCAAAGGATTTGTGATTGAGGAAGTTACGCTGCCTTTGTCCAAAAATAAAAAACCGGCCAGTCAGGAAGAGGATGGACGGATGAAAACCATTTTTGAAAATGAACGTGACCATATCATAGCTGTATTGAAAAAATGCAACGGCCGAATTCGCGGAGCATTTGGAGCCGCTGAAATACTGGATATTCCTCCAACAACACTTGGTTCAAAAATGAAAAAACTTGGAATAAGGAGAGAATTTGTTTCTTAG
- a CDS encoding AraC family transcriptional regulator has product MITSISLNRRNYTKTGNHLKSVPQVTLDKTLFDIHPIDAGRGKNYLDNIVMHRHNHFEIVWITQGSGQFAIDTEQYEISENLVFCLNPGKVHQLKGNEHLRGFVFSFQKEFLYTGRDAINGNFSYDESSRWNLDFSMVRIKTNMQIEMLEIVKSMQRELANISLMQHDVLRGFLHIFLIYLTRQRDTSFISPAGAQSSGLTKKFFSLLEKTYTTNHRVSDFASLLSVTPNYLNERVKKDSGYSASHNIHQRIILEAKRLIICKNLTLKETAYHLGFEDTAYFSKFFKKISGFNFTDFKQKQV; this is encoded by the coding sequence ATGATCACTTCTATTTCTCTAAACAGACGGAATTATACAAAAACCGGAAATCATTTAAAGTCAGTACCGCAGGTTACACTGGATAAAACTCTGTTTGATATTCATCCTATTGACGCCGGCAGAGGCAAAAATTATTTGGACAATATCGTTATGCACCGGCATAATCATTTTGAAATTGTTTGGATAACGCAGGGAAGCGGCCAATTTGCTATTGATACCGAGCAATATGAAATTTCTGAAAACCTTGTTTTTTGTCTGAATCCGGGAAAAGTGCATCAGCTCAAAGGAAATGAGCATCTCCGGGGTTTTGTCTTTTCGTTTCAAAAAGAGTTTCTGTATACGGGCCGTGACGCAATCAACGGGAATTTTTCTTATGACGAATCTTCGCGCTGGAATCTGGATTTTTCTATGGTCCGCATTAAGACCAATATGCAAATCGAGATGCTGGAAATCGTAAAAAGCATGCAGCGGGAACTGGCCAATATTTCCCTCATGCAACATGATGTTTTGCGTGGATTTCTACATATATTTCTTATCTACCTCACCCGGCAGCGTGATACTTCCTTTATTTCACCAGCAGGAGCTCAAAGTTCTGGTCTGACGAAAAAGTTCTTTTCACTTTTGGAAAAAACCTATACCACCAACCACCGGGTATCTGATTTTGCATCTTTGCTTTCAGTGACGCCAAATTATCTGAATGAGAGAGTCAAAAAAGATTCCGGATATTCGGCAAGCCATAATATCCATCAGCGTATTATTCTGGAAGCGAAGCGTTTGATTATTTGTAAAAACCTGACGCTCAAAGAAACAGCCTATCATCTTGGTTTTGAAGATACTGCCTATTTCAGCAAATTTTTTAAAAAAATTTCCGGATTTAATTTTACCGATTTTAAACAAAAACAAGTTTGA
- a CDS encoding PAS domain-containing protein, translated as MDGQNKPFSPNSSVEVERLEMALEAASVGTWELDLTNNTVRWCHRTKDLYGFSGDDIVPYDHVLSLIYPDDKKRVDEGVRLALDGAIRKPYNVEFRVTSNIDGQTRWLLCKGLAHFDKNGKPERFLGTAQNVSQDVLNRQLLRENEEKIRTLVNNTPDVITRWDKNLKLVFANSAFEDKTGFSIDSLLGKTSYEIGQPDFIAKPDLLKHVLETGKQQEYYNSLGTSSGEIFFHSRLIPEFSENGSVESVLVIARDITDVKHSEKRFQTMVDQSPMAIGLMRGRDMVVEIGNDKIFELWGKDKSIIGKPIIDALPEIKGQGFIELLHKVYDTGEPFFGTGVLAKLINNGKVEDKYFDFVYTPLRDRSNVVSGVIVLATEVTAQVIAKKEVELSEARFRSLVEEAPVATCLMVGRELIVEVANEKMIQYWGKDTAILGKPLKDAVPELIGQPFLQILDDVFTTGKTYVGKSEPAQLKIDGKINTYYFDYTYKPLRNAKGEIYAVMDMAVDVTSEVLARKALEESEAKLRSVIEAAPAGMVVFTGKDMIVEMPNQAFIDIIGKGPDIAGKPLREVMPELQNQAFLEILDQVFTTGKMYKSDAALVNIVKHGVMTHNLYDFTYTPLFDQNGKVFAILDVSVDVTESVRARQQLEDSELFSRSVIDNSPIAKFVLVGEEMRIRTANEVMVNMVGKDESIRGKVVLDAIPELANTPTMDRLLHVLHTGEVFHQPEEKIDLIRFGKPYTGYYNHIYKPLIDTKGERYGVIVTATEVTDQVLARQKLEEAEEGLRDAVDLAELATWQLNPVNMTVNFSARMAKWFGFDQQHGTLLDVINIIDENDRSRVEDNINKALNDYPDGSYVEEYIVTSRNNGQRRILQARGRAFFDEQGKAYQMRGTAQDVTEQRLLQIELEHQVQERTAELEVINEELAAINEEYMATNEELAESNYLLTQSNQNLQQFAYIASHDLQEPLRKIQSFGNLLSSRYNKDLGEGVHLIERMQTAANRMSVLIHDLLTFSRISTKQDNTETVPLSKVVDAVLSDLELTIQETGAVITVNKLPVITGDESQLGQLFLNLISNALKFKHPDIAPVIKISSDSIPSYQLPANVKPAKSALRYYRIEVADNGIGFDQKYADRIFQVFQRLHGRSEFAGTGIGLAICEKVASNHGGAISATSQPGNGATFIIYLPE; from the coding sequence ATGGACGGCCAGAATAAACCTTTTAGCCCGAATAGCAGCGTCGAAGTAGAAAGACTGGAAATGGCCCTTGAAGCCGCATCCGTTGGTACCTGGGAATTGGATTTAACCAATAATACTGTTCGTTGGTGCCATCGTACCAAGGATTTGTATGGATTCTCAGGCGATGACATTGTTCCTTATGATCACGTATTGTCCCTGATTTATCCGGATGATAAAAAACGGGTGGATGAAGGTGTAAGACTGGCCTTGGATGGTGCAATCAGAAAACCATATAACGTTGAGTTTCGTGTAACATCAAATATTGATGGACAAACAAGGTGGCTGCTTTGTAAAGGTTTGGCGCACTTTGACAAAAACGGAAAACCGGAAAGATTTCTGGGAACTGCGCAAAATGTTTCGCAGGACGTCCTAAACCGGCAGCTTCTACGTGAGAATGAAGAAAAAATAAGAACACTTGTGAATAACACGCCGGATGTTATAACACGTTGGGATAAAAATCTAAAACTGGTTTTTGCCAATTCTGCATTTGAAGACAAAACAGGATTTTCCATTGATTCATTACTTGGAAAAACCAGTTATGAAATAGGTCAGCCGGATTTCATTGCGAAACCTGATCTTTTGAAACATGTCCTGGAAACCGGAAAACAACAGGAGTATTACAACTCCCTCGGCACATCAAGCGGAGAAATCTTTTTTCATTCACGACTCATCCCGGAATTTAGTGAAAATGGCTCCGTGGAAAGCGTGCTGGTAATTGCCCGGGATATCACCGATGTGAAGCATAGTGAAAAACGCTTTCAAACCATGGTTGACCAATCCCCGATGGCAATAGGCTTGATGAGGGGAAGGGACATGGTTGTTGAAATAGGAAACGACAAAATTTTCGAACTCTGGGGGAAAGATAAATCCATCATTGGAAAACCCATCATCGACGCTTTGCCCGAGATCAAGGGCCAGGGCTTTATTGAACTGCTTCATAAAGTGTATGATACAGGAGAACCCTTTTTCGGAACTGGTGTTTTAGCGAAATTAATCAACAACGGAAAGGTTGAAGACAAGTATTTCGATTTTGTTTACACCCCGCTGCGCGATAGATCCAATGTAGTATCTGGTGTGATTGTGCTTGCAACCGAAGTTACGGCTCAGGTAATTGCAAAAAAAGAAGTTGAGTTAAGCGAAGCTAGATTCCGGTCCCTGGTTGAAGAAGCACCAGTTGCTACTTGCCTCATGGTCGGACGTGAATTAATCGTTGAAGTCGCTAATGAGAAGATGATTCAATATTGGGGTAAAGATACCGCCATACTTGGAAAACCATTAAAAGACGCCGTTCCTGAACTGATTGGACAGCCATTTCTTCAAATTCTGGACGATGTTTTTACAACCGGAAAAACATACGTTGGTAAAAGTGAGCCTGCTCAACTTAAAATAGATGGTAAAATAAACACTTATTATTTCGATTATACCTACAAGCCTTTAAGAAATGCGAAGGGAGAAATCTACGCTGTAATGGATATGGCTGTGGACGTTACCAGCGAAGTACTCGCCAGAAAAGCCCTAGAAGAAAGTGAAGCAAAATTACGATCAGTTATTGAAGCCGCACCTGCCGGTATGGTCGTCTTTACAGGTAAAGATATGATCGTAGAAATGCCTAATCAGGCATTCATTGATATCATTGGAAAGGGCCCCGATATTGCAGGAAAACCGCTTCGGGAGGTGATGCCTGAACTTCAAAACCAAGCGTTTCTCGAAATTCTTGACCAGGTTTTCACCACTGGGAAAATGTATAAAAGTGATGCAGCGCTGGTCAATATTGTAAAACATGGCGTTATGACACACAATTTGTACGATTTCACCTACACGCCCCTTTTTGATCAAAATGGGAAAGTTTTTGCAATTCTGGATGTAAGTGTGGATGTAACAGAATCTGTAAGGGCGCGGCAGCAACTGGAAGATAGTGAATTATTTTCCAGAAGTGTTATCGACAATTCTCCTATTGCAAAGTTCGTACTGGTTGGTGAAGAAATGAGGATTCGAACCGCTAATGAGGTCATGGTCAACATGGTAGGAAAAGATGAATCTATTCGTGGAAAAGTTGTTCTGGATGCCATTCCTGAACTTGCCAACACACCCACCATGGATAGACTTCTGCATGTTTTGCACACCGGAGAAGTTTTCCATCAACCAGAAGAAAAAATAGATCTTATCCGTTTTGGAAAACCTTATACCGGTTACTACAATCACATTTATAAGCCTTTAATTGACACAAAAGGAGAACGTTACGGCGTAATTGTAACGGCTACGGAAGTTACGGATCAGGTTCTGGCCAGGCAAAAACTGGAAGAAGCAGAAGAAGGTCTTCGGGACGCTGTTGATTTAGCAGAACTGGCGACCTGGCAACTTAACCCGGTAAACATGACGGTTAACTTCTCAGCACGTATGGCCAAATGGTTTGGATTTGATCAACAGCATGGGACTTTATTGGACGTAATAAATATTATTGATGAGAATGACAGATCAAGAGTTGAGGATAATATTAACAAAGCATTAAATGATTATCCTGATGGGTCTTATGTAGAAGAATATATTGTGACAAGCCGGAATAATGGCCAGCGCAGAATATTGCAGGCACGCGGAAGAGCATTTTTTGACGAGCAGGGAAAAGCATACCAGATGCGTGGGACAGCTCAGGATGTTACTGAGCAAAGGCTGCTGCAAATCGAGCTGGAACATCAGGTTCAGGAAAGAACTGCGGAACTGGAAGTTATCAATGAAGAGCTGGCTGCAATTAATGAAGAATATATGGCAACCAACGAGGAACTGGCAGAATCCAATTATCTGCTTACGCAGTCTAACCAGAATCTTCAGCAGTTCGCGTACATTGCTTCACATGATTTACAGGAGCCGTTACGTAAAATTCAGTCATTTGGAAATTTGCTAAGCAGCCGTTACAATAAGGATCTTGGCGAGGGAGTTCATCTGATCGAACGGATGCAGACTGCTGCAAATCGCATGTCTGTGCTGATCCATGACCTTTTAACATTTTCCAGAATTTCAACCAAACAGGATAATACAGAGACGGTTCCTCTTTCAAAAGTAGTGGATGCTGTGTTGTCAGATCTTGAATTGACAATTCAGGAAACCGGTGCGGTTATTACCGTAAATAAGCTTCCTGTGATCACCGGTGATGAATCCCAGCTTGGCCAGCTTTTCCTGAATCTGATCAGTAACGCGTTGAAATTTAAGCACCCAGATATCGCTCCGGTTATCAAAATAAGTTCAGACAGCATACCGTCCTACCAATTACCGGCCAACGTGAAACCCGCTAAATCAGCTTTAAGATATTACAGGATTGAAGTTGCAGACAATGGAATTGGTTTTGACCAAAAGTATGCCGACAGGATTTTTCAGGTTTTCCAGCGCCTGCACGGCAGAAGTGAATTTGCCGGAACGGGTATAGGACTGGCCATTTGTGAAAAAGTTGCTTCTAATCATGGAGGAGCGATTTCGGCAACCAGCCAGCCTGGAAACGGTGCAACATTTATCATTTATTTACCGGAGTAA
- a CDS encoding alpha/beta hydrolase, which produces MKSVTGKTKNYLFQTAKLSFATAFGVIILTSCGGGSDKASTSDSTAVKTEKDTTAALETIKPTGKAPAWAPDIKPEMQAVIEKLESFKDTPIPKLTAQEARKNHTPTDAVMALVKEHNIPMPAPMVDTVGKDIPVKGGKIHARIYTPKGGTAPYPVIVYYHGGGFVIADLDVYDASAKGLAEQTGAILVSVAYRLAPEHKFPTAHNDAYEAYLWTLKNAASWNGNPKMVAVAGESAGGNLAANVSIMARDKGVQIPVHQLLVYPVANSDMNAKSYQKNAMAKPLDKPMMEWFVKNYLNNMAEAKDPRISLVNANLKGLPSTTIITDEIDPLQSEGELLADKLKAADVKVDSKNYSGVTHEFFGMAIIVPQAKEAQAYAADELKKAFKK; this is translated from the coding sequence ATGAAATCAGTAACCGGAAAAACTAAAAATTACTTATTCCAAACGGCCAAATTATCCTTCGCTACGGCGTTTGGTGTAATTATTTTGACATCGTGCGGCGGCGGTTCAGACAAAGCATCTACATCGGATTCAACTGCTGTTAAAACAGAAAAAGATACCACTGCTGCCCTTGAAACCATAAAACCAACTGGTAAAGCGCCTGCCTGGGCTCCTGATATCAAACCCGAAATGCAGGCTGTGATTGAAAAACTGGAAAGTTTCAAAGACACTCCAATTCCAAAACTTACCGCACAGGAAGCGCGCAAAAATCATACACCAACAGACGCAGTGATGGCCTTGGTTAAGGAGCATAATATACCAATGCCTGCTCCTATGGTTGATACTGTGGGAAAAGATATTCCTGTAAAAGGTGGAAAAATCCATGCGAGAATTTATACGCCAAAAGGCGGGACTGCACCATACCCGGTTATCGTTTATTATCATGGCGGAGGATTTGTGATTGCTGATCTTGATGTTTATGATGCTTCTGCAAAGGGTTTGGCAGAACAAACAGGTGCTATTCTGGTGTCTGTTGCATACCGGTTGGCACCTGAACATAAATTCCCGACAGCACATAACGATGCCTACGAAGCTTATTTGTGGACGCTCAAAAATGCAGCTTCATGGAATGGCAATCCAAAAATGGTTGCTGTTGCAGGAGAAAGTGCCGGAGGAAATCTTGCAGCTAATGTAAGTATTATGGCCCGCGACAAAGGTGTTCAGATTCCCGTGCACCAACTTTTGGTATACCCTGTTGCAAATTCAGACATGAATGCGAAATCTTACCAGAAAAATGCGATGGCTAAACCTTTGGACAAGCCGATGATGGAGTGGTTTGTAAAAAATTACCTCAACAATATGGCAGAAGCCAAAGATCCAAGAATAAGTCTGGTAAACGCTAATCTGAAAGGATTGCCGTCTACCACCATTATCACGGATGAAATAGATCCTTTACAAAGTGAGGGCGAATTGCTTGCCGATAAATTAAAAGCAGCAGATGTTAAAGTGGATTCAAAAAATTATTCAGGTGTAACCCATGAATTTTTTGGTATGGCGATCATCGTTCCTCAGGCAAAAGAAGCCCAGGCTTATGCCGCGGATGAATTAAAAAAAGCGTTTAAAAAATAA
- a CDS encoding RNA polymerase sigma factor — translation MLIQTLHNEKELLVLASQADQGAFTTLFHMYKNKLYAYVLRLTESEMLAEDIVQDVFLKLWNDHVLLDTIDNFGSYLFRMSKNQVINHFKRMAHETLIMAEIFHQNPVGHNDIQEKVALKEVEKILGDILEKLPPQQKAAYHLSREEGRSHDEIANLLKISPNTVKNHIVQAMSTIRTQLRKHADTMLLVAAIISVKK, via the coding sequence GTGCTGATCCAGACTTTACATAACGAAAAAGAATTGCTCGTACTTGCTTCCCAGGCTGATCAGGGAGCATTTACAACACTTTTTCATATGTATAAAAATAAGTTATACGCTTATGTTTTGAGACTGACTGAATCGGAAATGCTTGCGGAAGATATCGTTCAGGATGTTTTCTTGAAGCTGTGGAATGATCATGTTTTGCTGGATACGATTGATAATTTTGGAAGTTATCTTTTCAGAATGTCAAAGAATCAGGTCATCAACCATTTCAAAAGAATGGCTCATGAAACGCTGATCATGGCCGAGATTTTTCACCAGAACCCGGTTGGACATAACGATATTCAGGAAAAAGTAGCTTTGAAAGAAGTAGAAAAAATTCTAGGTGATATTCTGGAAAAACTTCCTCCGCAACAAAAAGCAGCATATCATCTGAGCAGAGAAGAGGGAAGGTCACATGACGAAATCGCAAACCTGCTCAAAATATCTCCAAATACAGTAAAAAATCACATTGTGCAGGCCATGTCGACGATTCGTACGCAGCTTCGTAAACATGCAGATACGATGTTATTGGTTGCTGCTATAATCTCCGTCAAAAAATAA
- a CDS encoding FecR family protein, which translates to MHWNRINFLTEKFFRNACSEAEKQELALWIKENPDDQLSLILENAWDNFDTEIKMPEHSSDRILNTIFPEKEATIAYEYSQEADISSRQLWAKIAVAAALIMAIGIYWWSGIREKNKMAMKNIPSTLVADLPPGGNKAILTLGDGSNIILDSAGNGNLASQGNTNITKSGTGQLIYKSNNTAAEAVVFNTVTTPKGGQYHIVLPDGSKVWLNAASSLRFPTAFIGKERRVEITGEVYFEVAHNTKMPFIVKTGETEVAVLGTHFNVMAYADEKVMKTTLMEGSVKISRSGKSAMLAPGQQARLTSSSENIRVLDHVDTDKEMAWKTGYFQFEDDNLESIMRQVSRWYDVDIAYEGNASREHFTGRLPRNANVSKVLKILSLSGVKFRIEGKSIIVTP; encoded by the coding sequence ATGCATTGGAACAGGATCAATTTTCTGACAGAGAAGTTTTTCAGAAACGCTTGCAGCGAAGCTGAAAAACAGGAGCTTGCTCTTTGGATCAAAGAAAATCCGGATGACCAGTTATCTCTGATTCTGGAAAATGCCTGGGATAATTTTGACACTGAAATAAAAATGCCGGAACACAGTTCGGACAGAATTCTAAATACTATTTTTCCTGAAAAGGAAGCAACCATAGCATATGAATACAGTCAAGAGGCTGATATTTCTTCAAGACAACTTTGGGCAAAAATCGCTGTCGCGGCTGCTTTAATCATGGCGATTGGTATTTACTGGTGGTCTGGCATCAGGGAAAAGAATAAAATGGCGATGAAAAATATTCCTTCAACGCTGGTCGCGGATCTTCCTCCGGGAGGAAATAAAGCAATCCTAACATTAGGCGACGGATCAAATATTATTCTGGATAGCGCTGGAAACGGAAATCTGGCAAGCCAGGGGAATACAAATATTACAAAATCAGGAACTGGCCAATTAATTTACAAATCAAATAATACAGCTGCCGAAGCGGTAGTTTTTAATACCGTCACAACGCCGAAAGGCGGACAATACCACATTGTTTTACCGGATGGTTCAAAAGTTTGGCTTAATGCGGCTTCAAGTTTAAGATTTCCAACTGCATTTATTGGTAAGGAGCGCCGTGTCGAAATTACAGGAGAAGTTTATTTCGAAGTGGCGCATAATACCAAAATGCCTTTCATAGTAAAAACGGGCGAAACAGAAGTGGCCGTGCTTGGAACGCATTTCAACGTGATGGCTTATGCAGATGAAAAAGTAATGAAAACCACGCTTATGGAAGGATCTGTAAAAATAAGCAGGTCAGGCAAATCCGCCATGCTGGCACCCGGTCAACAGGCGCGTCTGACCAGTTCATCTGAAAATATCAGAGTTTTGGATCATGTGGATACGGATAAGGAAATGGCCTGGAAAACCGGATATTTTCAGTTTGAAGATGATAATCTGGAAAGTATTATGCGGCAGGTTTCGCGCTGGTATGATGTGGATATTGCCTATGAAGGCAATGCAAGCCGGGAACATTTTACCGGTCGTTTACCAAGAAATGCAAATGTTTCCAAGGTCTTGAAAATATTATCACTCAGCGGCGTAAAATTCAGAATTGAAGGAAAATCAATCATTGTAACACCATAA